In Trifolium pratense cultivar HEN17-A07 linkage group LG7, ARS_RC_1.1, whole genome shotgun sequence, a genomic segment contains:
- the LOC123899867 gene encoding uncharacterized protein LOC123899867 isoform X2, producing MSSYSYYCPFSIWQPQQHHSLSSSFPYHQRQQQQQQLLSCCSLFRQRLIPCSRLEEISVAEEEHHENTNNPSSKKKKKKKNDDGEVGISKIQVPRQKHIPVSKSQLLDAILSNIMLDQDAAHHFRLLTSCLDSILHAEHKTILEEMRSDYHLTNELQTHYEDEDPLVPETQVVANGIIQSGNGKVYQDIPLQPEKSMLSDYALNLGTLLRSLDRTPSNDYDMVSRVTIATRFQHAFMQLLSDAQFEELSARDLMLTSALNTDYLLTLPVYVDWERAYESNAIIFRRGYATEKQNGLLIVEKLDYLQSKLLQTIFFVISKPLAKLGTRISKLYENFSQLHEVHNWTERLKLWIKELSVFQKSQVYNDNDLDEKIGVKQVPNAELPIWLAAQRAVARYEGILSPVGPRERLLRRLLSWVGLIPPTPETHFQVENDGEPPEPYLRPTFLSRISLSDTWRPATRKYCGNNPWKMLKTSISILFSQSVLQEPAFEELILLYTKEVGETNGKDKAEVPSLQLKIYERIPFPDLPVVFPHKKLSFRIIDTVRLDVASILGLLAYFINYKFENVLSSPSAVLLDVVAVSALIIYGSRVVLGYKQTWDRYQYKEAILAYAVLLNADKGQVTSCRSVGEKCERFMYEVFKVKVEMPIDKALNTLLRLNLATETCIDGRHGLLAIPCRQAYEALKERWNSLLC from the exons ATGTCATCATATTCGTATTATTGTCCATTCTCAATTTGGCAGCCACAACAACATCACTCCCTCTCTTCCTCTTTCCCATACCACCAACgacagcagcagcagcagcagttaCTCTCTTGTTGTTCACTTTTCAGACAGAGGCTAATTCCTTGTTCAAGGCTTGAGGAAATATCTGTTGCTGAAGAAGAACATCATGAAAACACCAACAACCCATCctcaaagaagaagaagaagaagaagaatgatgaTGGAGAAGTGGGAATTTCTAAAATACAAGTCCCCAGGCAGAAACACATCCCTGTTTCCAAGTCCCAACTTCTAGATGCCATCCTCTCTAATATCATGCTTGATCAAGATGCTGCTCATCACTTTCGCCTTCTCACCTC ATGTTTGGATTCTATACTTCATGCTGAGCACAAAACCATCTTAGAGGAAATGCGTTCCGATTATCATCTCACCAATGAACTCCAAACTCACTATGAGGATGAGGACCCTCTTGTACCAGAGACACAAGTTGTGGCCAATGGCATTATTCAATCTGGGAACGGGAAGGTCTATCAGGATATCCCGCTTCAACCGGAAAAGTCTATGCTTTCCGACTATGCTCTCAACCTCGGGACTCTTTTGCGCTCTCTCGACAGAACTCCCAGCAACGATTATGATATGGTTTCCAG AGTTACCATTGCTACTCGTTTCCAACATGCTTTCATGCAACTTCTTTCCGATGCACAATTTGAAGAACTATCAGCTCGGGATCTAATGTTAACATCTGCATTGAATACAGACTACCTCCTTACCTTGCCAGTATATGTTGATTGGGAGAGAGCATATGAGTCTAATGCCATAATATTTAG GCGGGGTTATGCAACTGAGAAGCAGAATGGCCTATTAATTGTTGAAAAACTGGATTACTTACAGTCCAAGCTTCTacaaacaatcttctttgttatATCAAAACCACTAGCAAAACTTGGCACCAGGATAAGCaag CTTTATGAAAATTTCAGTCAGCTACATGAAGTGCACAATTGGACAGAAAGATTGAAGCTTTGGATAAAGGAACTGTCAGTATTTCAAAAGTCACAGGTCTATAATGACAATGATTTGGATGAGAAAATAGGTGTAAAGCAAGTACCAAATGCAGAACTCCCTATTTGGCTGGCAGCTCAGAGGGCAGTAGCCCGATATGAAGGGATTTTGTCACCTGTTGGTCCCCGTGAAAGGCTCTTGAGGAGATTGCTTTCTTGGGTTGGACTTATTCCCCCTACACCAGAAACACATTTTCAGGTCGAAAATGATGGTGAACCCCCTGAACCTTATCTAAG GCCTACTTTCTTATCAAGGATATCACTTAGTGATACATGGAGACCTGCAACAAGGAAATACTGTGGAAATAATCCTTGGAAAATGTTAAAAACTTCCATTTCCATACTTTTCTCACAATCAGTCCTGCAG GAACCAGCCTTTGAAGAATTAATTCTACTATATACGAAGGAAGTTGGTGAAACAAATGGTAAAGATAAAGCTGAGGTTCCATCATTGCAATTAAAGATATACGAGAGAATTCCTTTTCCCGATTTACCG GTAGTTTTTCCTCACAAAAAACTATCATTCCGCATCATAGACACT GTGCGCTTGGATGTTGCCTCAATTTTGGGGCTCCTGGCATATTTTATAAACTACAAATTTGAGAATGTCTTATCTTCCCC ATCAGCTGTATTACTTGATGTAGTTGCTGTAAGCGCTCTAATAATATATGGGAGCCGCGTGGTTCTAGGTTACAAACAGACATGGGACCGGTATCAG TACAAGGAAGCTATTTTGGCTTATGCAGTCCTGCTCAACGCAGATAAGGGTCAG GTCACTTCTTGCCGAAGTGTAGGAGAGAAATGTGAGAGATTCATGTATGAAGTGTTTAAAGTGAAG GTTGAAATGCCAATTGACAAGGCACTCAATACATTATTAAGGCTAAACCTAGCAACTGAAACTTGTATTGATGGAAGGCACGGGTTGCTGGCTATACCTTGTCGTCAGGCCTATGAGGCCCTTAAAGAACGATGGAATAGTTTGCTTTGttaa
- the LOC123899867 gene encoding uncharacterized protein LOC123899867 isoform X1, which yields MSSYSYYCPFSIWQPQQHHSLSSSFPYHQRQQQQQQLLSCCSLFRQRLIPCSRLEEISVAEEEHHENTNNPSSKKKKKKKNDDGEVGISKIQVPRQKHIPVSKSQLLDAILSNIMLDQDAAHHFRLLTSCLDSILHAEHKTILEEMRSDYHLTNELQTHYEDEDPLVPETQVVANGIIQSGNGKVYQDIPLQPEKSMLSDYALNLGTLLRSLDRTPSNDYDMVSRVTIATRFQHAFMQLLSDAQFEELSARDLMLTSALNTDYLLTLPVYVDWERAYESNAIIFRRGYATEKQNGLLIVEKLDYLQSKLLQTIFFVISKPLAKLGTRISKLYENFSQLHEVHNWTERLKLWIKELSVFQKSQVYNDNDLDEKIGVKQVPNAELPIWLAAQRAVARYEGILSPVGPRERLLRRLLSWVGLIPPTPETHFQVENDGEPPEPYLRPTFLSRISLSDTWRPATRKYCGNNPWKMLKTSISILFSQSVLQEPAFEELILLYTKEVGETNGKDKAEVPSLQLKIYERIPFPDLPVVFPHKKLSFRIIDTVRLDVASILGLLAYFINYKFENVLSSPSAVLLDVVAVSALIIYGSRVVLGYKQTWDRYQLLVNKTLYEKTLASGFGSVHFLLDASEQQQYKEAILAYAVLLNADKGQVTSCRSVGEKCERFMYEVFKVKVEMPIDKALNTLLRLNLATETCIDGRHGLLAIPCRQAYEALKERWNSLLC from the exons ATGTCATCATATTCGTATTATTGTCCATTCTCAATTTGGCAGCCACAACAACATCACTCCCTCTCTTCCTCTTTCCCATACCACCAACgacagcagcagcagcagcagttaCTCTCTTGTTGTTCACTTTTCAGACAGAGGCTAATTCCTTGTTCAAGGCTTGAGGAAATATCTGTTGCTGAAGAAGAACATCATGAAAACACCAACAACCCATCctcaaagaagaagaagaagaagaagaatgatgaTGGAGAAGTGGGAATTTCTAAAATACAAGTCCCCAGGCAGAAACACATCCCTGTTTCCAAGTCCCAACTTCTAGATGCCATCCTCTCTAATATCATGCTTGATCAAGATGCTGCTCATCACTTTCGCCTTCTCACCTC ATGTTTGGATTCTATACTTCATGCTGAGCACAAAACCATCTTAGAGGAAATGCGTTCCGATTATCATCTCACCAATGAACTCCAAACTCACTATGAGGATGAGGACCCTCTTGTACCAGAGACACAAGTTGTGGCCAATGGCATTATTCAATCTGGGAACGGGAAGGTCTATCAGGATATCCCGCTTCAACCGGAAAAGTCTATGCTTTCCGACTATGCTCTCAACCTCGGGACTCTTTTGCGCTCTCTCGACAGAACTCCCAGCAACGATTATGATATGGTTTCCAG AGTTACCATTGCTACTCGTTTCCAACATGCTTTCATGCAACTTCTTTCCGATGCACAATTTGAAGAACTATCAGCTCGGGATCTAATGTTAACATCTGCATTGAATACAGACTACCTCCTTACCTTGCCAGTATATGTTGATTGGGAGAGAGCATATGAGTCTAATGCCATAATATTTAG GCGGGGTTATGCAACTGAGAAGCAGAATGGCCTATTAATTGTTGAAAAACTGGATTACTTACAGTCCAAGCTTCTacaaacaatcttctttgttatATCAAAACCACTAGCAAAACTTGGCACCAGGATAAGCaag CTTTATGAAAATTTCAGTCAGCTACATGAAGTGCACAATTGGACAGAAAGATTGAAGCTTTGGATAAAGGAACTGTCAGTATTTCAAAAGTCACAGGTCTATAATGACAATGATTTGGATGAGAAAATAGGTGTAAAGCAAGTACCAAATGCAGAACTCCCTATTTGGCTGGCAGCTCAGAGGGCAGTAGCCCGATATGAAGGGATTTTGTCACCTGTTGGTCCCCGTGAAAGGCTCTTGAGGAGATTGCTTTCTTGGGTTGGACTTATTCCCCCTACACCAGAAACACATTTTCAGGTCGAAAATGATGGTGAACCCCCTGAACCTTATCTAAG GCCTACTTTCTTATCAAGGATATCACTTAGTGATACATGGAGACCTGCAACAAGGAAATACTGTGGAAATAATCCTTGGAAAATGTTAAAAACTTCCATTTCCATACTTTTCTCACAATCAGTCCTGCAG GAACCAGCCTTTGAAGAATTAATTCTACTATATACGAAGGAAGTTGGTGAAACAAATGGTAAAGATAAAGCTGAGGTTCCATCATTGCAATTAAAGATATACGAGAGAATTCCTTTTCCCGATTTACCG GTAGTTTTTCCTCACAAAAAACTATCATTCCGCATCATAGACACT GTGCGCTTGGATGTTGCCTCAATTTTGGGGCTCCTGGCATATTTTATAAACTACAAATTTGAGAATGTCTTATCTTCCCC ATCAGCTGTATTACTTGATGTAGTTGCTGTAAGCGCTCTAATAATATATGGGAGCCGCGTGGTTCTAGGTTACAAACAGACATGGGACCGGTATCAG CTGTTAGTGAACAAGACACTTTATGAAAAGACCTTAGCAAGTGGCTTTGGCTCAGTGCATTTTCTTTTAGATGCTTCTGAACAGCAGCAA TACAAGGAAGCTATTTTGGCTTATGCAGTCCTGCTCAACGCAGATAAGGGTCAG GTCACTTCTTGCCGAAGTGTAGGAGAGAAATGTGAGAGATTCATGTATGAAGTGTTTAAAGTGAAG GTTGAAATGCCAATTGACAAGGCACTCAATACATTATTAAGGCTAAACCTAGCAACTGAAACTTGTATTGATGGAAGGCACGGGTTGCTGGCTATACCTTGTCGTCAGGCCTATGAGGCCCTTAAAGAACGATGGAATAGTTTGCTTTGttaa
- the LOC123899867 gene encoding uncharacterized protein LOC123899867 isoform X3 translates to MRSDYHLTNELQTHYEDEDPLVPETQVVANGIIQSGNGKVYQDIPLQPEKSMLSDYALNLGTLLRSLDRTPSNDYDMVSRVTIATRFQHAFMQLLSDAQFEELSARDLMLTSALNTDYLLTLPVYVDWERAYESNAIIFRRGYATEKQNGLLIVEKLDYLQSKLLQTIFFVISKPLAKLGTRISKLYENFSQLHEVHNWTERLKLWIKELSVFQKSQVYNDNDLDEKIGVKQVPNAELPIWLAAQRAVARYEGILSPVGPRERLLRRLLSWVGLIPPTPETHFQVENDGEPPEPYLRPTFLSRISLSDTWRPATRKYCGNNPWKMLKTSISILFSQSVLQEPAFEELILLYTKEVGETNGKDKAEVPSLQLKIYERIPFPDLPVVFPHKKLSFRIIDTVRLDVASILGLLAYFINYKFENVLSSPSAVLLDVVAVSALIIYGSRVVLGYKQTWDRYQLLVNKTLYEKTLASGFGSVHFLLDASEQQQYKEAILAYAVLLNADKGQVTSCRSVGEKCERFMYEVFKVKVEMPIDKALNTLLRLNLATETCIDGRHGLLAIPCRQAYEALKERWNSLLC, encoded by the exons ATGCGTTCCGATTATCATCTCACCAATGAACTCCAAACTCACTATGAGGATGAGGACCCTCTTGTACCAGAGACACAAGTTGTGGCCAATGGCATTATTCAATCTGGGAACGGGAAGGTCTATCAGGATATCCCGCTTCAACCGGAAAAGTCTATGCTTTCCGACTATGCTCTCAACCTCGGGACTCTTTTGCGCTCTCTCGACAGAACTCCCAGCAACGATTATGATATGGTTTCCAG AGTTACCATTGCTACTCGTTTCCAACATGCTTTCATGCAACTTCTTTCCGATGCACAATTTGAAGAACTATCAGCTCGGGATCTAATGTTAACATCTGCATTGAATACAGACTACCTCCTTACCTTGCCAGTATATGTTGATTGGGAGAGAGCATATGAGTCTAATGCCATAATATTTAG GCGGGGTTATGCAACTGAGAAGCAGAATGGCCTATTAATTGTTGAAAAACTGGATTACTTACAGTCCAAGCTTCTacaaacaatcttctttgttatATCAAAACCACTAGCAAAACTTGGCACCAGGATAAGCaag CTTTATGAAAATTTCAGTCAGCTACATGAAGTGCACAATTGGACAGAAAGATTGAAGCTTTGGATAAAGGAACTGTCAGTATTTCAAAAGTCACAGGTCTATAATGACAATGATTTGGATGAGAAAATAGGTGTAAAGCAAGTACCAAATGCAGAACTCCCTATTTGGCTGGCAGCTCAGAGGGCAGTAGCCCGATATGAAGGGATTTTGTCACCTGTTGGTCCCCGTGAAAGGCTCTTGAGGAGATTGCTTTCTTGGGTTGGACTTATTCCCCCTACACCAGAAACACATTTTCAGGTCGAAAATGATGGTGAACCCCCTGAACCTTATCTAAG GCCTACTTTCTTATCAAGGATATCACTTAGTGATACATGGAGACCTGCAACAAGGAAATACTGTGGAAATAATCCTTGGAAAATGTTAAAAACTTCCATTTCCATACTTTTCTCACAATCAGTCCTGCAG GAACCAGCCTTTGAAGAATTAATTCTACTATATACGAAGGAAGTTGGTGAAACAAATGGTAAAGATAAAGCTGAGGTTCCATCATTGCAATTAAAGATATACGAGAGAATTCCTTTTCCCGATTTACCG GTAGTTTTTCCTCACAAAAAACTATCATTCCGCATCATAGACACT GTGCGCTTGGATGTTGCCTCAATTTTGGGGCTCCTGGCATATTTTATAAACTACAAATTTGAGAATGTCTTATCTTCCCC ATCAGCTGTATTACTTGATGTAGTTGCTGTAAGCGCTCTAATAATATATGGGAGCCGCGTGGTTCTAGGTTACAAACAGACATGGGACCGGTATCAG CTGTTAGTGAACAAGACACTTTATGAAAAGACCTTAGCAAGTGGCTTTGGCTCAGTGCATTTTCTTTTAGATGCTTCTGAACAGCAGCAA TACAAGGAAGCTATTTTGGCTTATGCAGTCCTGCTCAACGCAGATAAGGGTCAG GTCACTTCTTGCCGAAGTGTAGGAGAGAAATGTGAGAGATTCATGTATGAAGTGTTTAAAGTGAAG GTTGAAATGCCAATTGACAAGGCACTCAATACATTATTAAGGCTAAACCTAGCAACTGAAACTTGTATTGATGGAAGGCACGGGTTGCTGGCTATACCTTGTCGTCAGGCCTATGAGGCCCTTAAAGAACGATGGAATAGTTTGCTTTGttaa